In a genomic window of Nitrosarchaeum sp.:
- a CDS encoding SRPBCC family protein, whose product MTIVSKSIDIKTPIENIFTYFARPEHVSDQIKNDAVGMTVIPMDIKEGMGVGTTFRIIGDFNGKRLEWDCETTEFVRNERISAKQITGPFKHWKITNEFKSLGDNLTKVTMSVDYAMPFGPLGAILDKAKFAKSAERGMETALYNVRGLLEGNGSIPVYITLDAYQKLLAEKKKMNDVPVSTALTAILEKYAEIEAKAQN is encoded by the coding sequence TTGACTATCGTAAGCAAATCAATCGATATTAAAACACCTATAGAAAACATATTTACCTATTTTGCAAGACCGGAACACGTTTCTGATCAAATCAAAAATGATGCAGTAGGCATGACTGTAATTCCTATGGACATTAAAGAAGGAATGGGTGTAGGAACAACATTTAGAATAATTGGTGACTTTAATGGTAAACGATTAGAATGGGATTGTGAAACAACTGAATTTGTAAGAAATGAAAGAATATCTGCAAAACAAATTACAGGACCATTTAAGCACTGGAAAATCACTAATGAATTCAAATCATTAGGTGATAATTTAACCAAAGTAACAATGTCTGTAGATTATGCAATGCCATTTGGTCCATTAGGAGCAATTTTGGATAAAGCAAAGTTTGCAAAATCTGCTGAACGGGGAATGGAAACAGCACTTTACAATGTTAGAGGACTACTTGAAGGAAATGGTTCAATTCCAGTATACATCACATTAGATGCATACCAAAAATTACTTGCCGAAAAGAAAAAAATGAACGACGTTCCAGTCTCAACAGCACTTACAGCAATTCTTGAAAAATATGCTGAAATCGAAGCAAAAGCTCAAAATTAA
- a CDS encoding COX15/CtaA family protein, whose product MALKYLALASLIILYSLMFIGGYISSAGLGLTCPEWPLCPNGIMPNEEYFIEWTHRLIAATTGALVIATTVGSWINKNAGRKIRFTSTFASTLVVTQITLGALVIDLKLHAVLVAIHLGVGILLFSMVLLTTLFAFRIAKKPIESTV is encoded by the coding sequence TTGGCTCTAAAATATCTAGCATTAGCATCATTAATTATTTTGTATTCTCTTATGTTTATTGGTGGATACATTTCATCGGCTGGACTTGGATTAACATGTCCTGAATGGCCATTATGTCCAAATGGAATAATGCCAAATGAAGAATATTTTATTGAATGGACTCATAGATTGATTGCTGCAACTACTGGCGCTCTTGTAATTGCAACTACCGTAGGAAGCTGGATTAACAAAAATGCTGGACGAAAGATACGATTTACTAGCACTTTTGCATCTACACTTGTAGTTACTCAAATCACACTTGGTGCACTAGTAATTGATCTCAAACTACACGCCGTACTTGTTGCAATTCACTTAGGTGTTGGAATACTGTTATTTTCAATGGTTTTACTAACTACATTATTTGCATTTAGAATTGCAAAAAAACCCATTGAATCTACAGTTTAG